The genomic segment CGTGGGATGGATCGGATCGTTGACTTCGATCGTCGGAACGGTCTGATCGACGTTGAGGGTGGAATCATGTGGCCGGAATTGATCGGTTACCTCCACGCCGATCAGGACGGGAGTGAAACGATCTGGGCGGTGCGGCAGAAGCAGACCGGAATCGATCAGGTCTCCATCGCGGGTTCGCTCTCCTCCAATATCCATGGTCGGGGACTTCGATTTCCGCCGTTCGTTTCAGACATCGAGTCTTTCCGGATCATCGATGCCGATGGACGCCTGAAGGTGTGCAGTCGAACCGAGAATCGTGAGCTCTTCGCCCTCGCGATCGGCGGGTATGGACTCTTCGGCGTGGTGACCCGGGTCACGATTCGACTGGTGCCTCGGTTCAAGGTGAAGAGGTTGGTGGAGGTCATCGCGGTCAGGGATCTCATGCCCCGGATCGATGTGGCGATCGAGGATGGTTTCGTTTTCGGTGACTGTCAGTACTCGATCGACCTGCATAGCGGCGAGGAGTTCCATCCCGGAGTCTTCTCGTGCTACCGGCCGGTGCCCGACGACACTCCCGTTCCCGAAGAGACCCGCCAGATGGCGGCGTCCGACTGGGCCGATCTCTATCGACTCGCGCGAACCAACAAGCAAAAGGCCTTTGCGACCTACAAGCAGTTCTATCTAGGAACTTCGGGCCAGGTCTACTGGTCGGATGCCCACCAGCTTTCAACGGTGTTCGAAGGCTATGACGCCGTGGTCTCCACCGATCAGGGGACCGAGATGATCACGGAGGTCTACGTCGACCGGGACTCACTGCTCCCGTTTCTGATCGAGGTGCGTCAGGACTTCATTCGCCATGGAGTCGACATGACCTATGGAACCATCCGGTTCATCGAGCCCGACGAGGAGAGCTTTCTCCCGTGGGCGACCCGGAGAAGCGTTTGCATCGTCTGCAACCTGCATGTCATGCACACGCCGGAAGGCATCAAGAAAGCCCAGGCCGATTTTCGTCGGATCATCGACCGGGTGATCGAGCTTGGGGGGCGGTTCTATCTCACTTATCACCCGTGGGCGACGAGGGAACAGGTCGAGACGTGCTACCCGCGATTTTCGGAGTTCCTCGACGCGAAGCTGATGCATGACCCCGACTGCCGGTTTCAGAGCGACTGGTATCGGCACTACGCGACGTTGTTTGGCCGGGCCTGACCCATTCCTCTGCAGAATCACTGCATTGACTCAGAGCGTGGCTGTGATTCAACGTTGGAGTTTCTGGCCGCTGCTGCCACTGAGCTCTTTGTTGTAGGAGCAGGCCTGAGTGGCTTGTCCCTGAGTTGTCTCTGGTTTTTTGTGCGACTGGTCGTGAATGTGGGCAACTGCTGGATCCAGCAACTGCATCCAGTTTTCGTATCGCGTGATTGTGCTGCTCGACCAGTTATTTCTGAAGAAGCTGCTACCCAAGCATCGCTTTTCGCTATCGCCGCTCGACCTTCACTTTCATGATTGCACCGGGTGCTGGCACGTATGCACGAAGGATCCCATAGAAGTCTTTGCCAGTGGGAATGCCGTTTTTTCCGCTCCCATTCGGACTGAGTGTGATGGTTGTTGTTCCGTCTTGGTTCGGCTCTGAAGAGAATGTGGTCCGGTCGTAGATCTTCAGATCGTTCGGGATCAGCAGTTTGTTGTCGGTTCCATAGAGGGTTACCGAGAAGTAGCCGCCCGGGTTGTAGAGCCCTGCCGGCACAGTTACGACATACGTCGCATCACCGCGCAAAGGTGCGCCGGTGTTGTCGACCATGATGGTCCCGTAACGGACCGTGTCTGAAGGCGTTCCTAGCTGGCCCAACTTCACCCCGGCTGCGAGGTCGAGGAAGCTCACGTCACCGCTGACCCGACCGAAGGCGTCATCGG from the Synechococcus sp. KORDI-100 genome contains:
- a CDS encoding FAD-binding oxidoreductase, which translates into the protein MPEVNDAQSRLNPTHVKTILSPRSEEEVRKAILTAAEAGDSISMAGGRHSMGGQQFGTGTVHLDLRGMDRIVDFDRRNGLIDVEGGIMWPELIGYLHADQDGSETIWAVRQKQTGIDQVSIAGSLSSNIHGRGLRFPPFVSDIESFRIIDADGRLKVCSRTENRELFALAIGGYGLFGVVTRVTIRLVPRFKVKRLVEVIAVRDLMPRIDVAIEDGFVFGDCQYSIDLHSGEEFHPGVFSCYRPVPDDTPVPEETRQMAASDWADLYRLARTNKQKAFATYKQFYLGTSGQVYWSDAHQLSTVFEGYDAVVSTDQGTEMITEVYVDRDSLLPFLIEVRQDFIRHGVDMTYGTIRFIEPDEESFLPWATRRSVCIVCNLHVMHTPEGIKKAQADFRRIIDRVIELGGRFYLTYHPWATREQVETCYPRFSEFLDAKLMHDPDCRFQSDWYRHYATLFGRA